One region of Nothobranchius furzeri strain GRZ-AD chromosome 16, NfurGRZ-RIMD1, whole genome shotgun sequence genomic DNA includes:
- the zgc:56095 gene encoding ferritin, middle subunit yields the protein MQSVVKQNFHQETEGDVNRLINLKLSASYTYLALGMYFDRDDVALPHFSSFFLELSEKEREQAAKLLEYQNMRGGRILLQTIAKPSREDWRGGLDALTFSLECQKTLNTLILDVHRRADGHKDPHLCDFLEKNFLVDSHDTIKKLGDHVGSLSRLTGSAAEGSMGEYLFDRHTL from the exons ATGCAGTCTGTGGTAAAACAAAACTTTCATCAGGAGACTGAAGGAGATGTCAACAGACTCATCAACCTGAAGCTCAGTGCTTCTTACACCTACCTTGCCCTG GGCATGTACTTTGACAGGGATGACGTTGCCTTGCCGCACTTTTCCAGTTTTTTCCTGGAGCTCTCAGAGAAGGAAAGGGAACAGGCAGCGAAGCTGCTGGAATATCAGAACATGAGAGGAGGCCGAATTTTGCTCCAGACTATCGCT AAACCGAGCAGAGAGGACTGGAGAGGGGGTTTGGATGCTCTGACCTTTTCCCTGGAATGTCAGAAGACCCTTAACACTTTAATCCTTGATGTGCACCGCAGAGCTGACGGCCATAAAGACCCACat CTGTGTGACTTCCTCGAGAAGAACTTTCTGGTTGACAGCCACGACACCATCAAGAAACTTGGCGATCATGTCGGCAGTCTGAGCCGTCTCACTGGCTCTGCGGCAGAAGGATCCATGGGCGAATACCTGTTTGACAGACACACACTGTAA